From the genome of Halomonas sp. I5-271120, one region includes:
- a CDS encoding GlxA family transcriptional regulator has protein sequence MRLTSSAQSPESIGFLLLPRFAMVAFFSAIEPLRIANRISGRPLFHWEVVSHDGRPVTASNGMALDADHSLEDAPLTPSLAVCSSFAPDDAIDDTLIAWLRERASQGCVLGGMDTGCVVLAAAGLLDDQTVTLHWESLPEFRARFPRVDAVESLYEVTPEGFSCAGGSSAIDMSLDLIRRRHGDDLAERVCDQLLHDQGRRPASRQRDPVWRDPVWRDPLMPEDPLLTRAIALMEANLDTPLGIAELAAELGLSWRRLERLFVRQLGTSPQRIYMTRRLDHAHRLLRETRHSVMEIALACGFGSASSFTRAFRRHHGLTPSALRGRPSGASSNSPFSNHEPSNHELSNRA, from the coding sequence ATGCGACTCACCTCTAGCGCGCAAAGCCCCGAATCCATCGGCTTCCTGCTGCTGCCGCGCTTCGCTATGGTGGCCTTCTTTTCCGCCATCGAGCCGCTGCGCATCGCCAACCGCATCAGTGGACGCCCGCTCTTCCACTGGGAGGTAGTCAGCCACGATGGTCGGCCGGTAACGGCCTCCAACGGCATGGCGCTCGACGCCGACCATAGCCTCGAGGATGCCCCGCTGACCCCGAGCCTGGCCGTCTGCTCGAGCTTCGCCCCCGACGATGCCATCGACGACACGCTGATTGCCTGGCTGCGCGAGCGCGCTTCACAAGGCTGCGTGCTGGGCGGCATGGATACCGGCTGCGTGGTGCTGGCCGCCGCGGGCCTGCTCGATGATCAGACCGTGACCCTGCACTGGGAGTCTCTGCCCGAGTTCCGGGCCCGCTTTCCCCGAGTCGACGCCGTGGAATCGCTCTACGAGGTGACGCCCGAGGGCTTCTCCTGCGCCGGTGGCAGCTCGGCCATCGACATGAGCCTCGATTTGATTCGCCGCCGCCATGGCGACGACCTGGCCGAGCGGGTGTGCGACCAACTGCTTCACGACCAGGGGCGTCGACCGGCCAGCCGCCAGCGCGACCCGGTCTGGCGCGACCCGGTCTGGCGCGACCCGCTGATGCCCGAAGACCCGCTGCTGACCCGCGCCATCGCCCTGATGGAAGCCAACCTGGATACGCCGCTCGGCATCGCCGAGCTCGCCGCCGAGCTTGGGCTTTCCTGGCGGCGGCTGGAGCGGCTCTTCGTGCGCCAGCTGGGCACCTCGCCACAGCGCATCTATATGACACGCCGGCTGGATCATGCCCACCGGCTGCTGCGGGAGACACGCCACAGCGTCATGGAGATCGCGCTGGCCTGCGGCTTCGGCTCGGCCTCAAGCTTTACCCGGGCCTTTCGTCGCCATC